A window from Aneurinibacillus sp. REN35 encodes these proteins:
- a CDS encoding 5-oxoprolinase subunit B family protein produces the protein MFTLSKTKFQFIGDEYIFAEISRDMSLESNFKALAITNDIRRRNIPGIIDICPANASYLVRFNPEIISPIDLQDYLKEIDITKSNPSELNLKVKIVEIPTWYDDPVTREYSQRYKLHHQTSDFSNFEFVMKINGFSDKQAFINAHSQMPYLITMVGFSPGTAWEFPLGLHKDEIIQTPKYVSPRTETPRNSVGIGGAFTVVYPDSLPGGYQLIGMSAVPVINIKNSLEDLKDTYFLARPGDMWKHRPIDESEYQRIVTEVSKGTYRYHMKSITFVAEEYLVKGKHYIKQLMEDF, from the coding sequence TTGTTCACGTTAAGTAAAACGAAATTCCAGTTTATCGGTGATGAATATATTTTCGCCGAAATTTCTCGTGATATGAGCCTAGAAAGCAATTTTAAAGCACTGGCAATTACCAATGATATACGAAGAAGAAATATTCCGGGCATTATCGATATTTGTCCAGCCAATGCTTCTTATTTAGTCCGATTTAATCCAGAAATTATCTCACCTATCGACTTGCAAGATTATTTAAAAGAAATTGATATTACGAAGAGCAATCCTTCTGAGTTGAATCTAAAAGTTAAGATTGTAGAAATTCCAACTTGGTATGATGATCCTGTCACTCGCGAATATTCACAGCGTTACAAATTACATCATCAAACCTCAGATTTTTCTAATTTTGAATTTGTAATGAAGATTAATGGATTTTCTGATAAACAAGCGTTTATTAACGCGCACTCTCAGATGCCTTATTTGATCACGATGGTTGGATTCAGTCCAGGTACAGCTTGGGAATTCCCACTTGGTTTACACAAAGATGAGATTATTCAAACTCCAAAGTATGTAAGCCCTAGAACGGAAACACCACGTAATTCGGTAGGAATCGGTGGAGCATTTACGGTTGTATATCCTGACTCTTTGCCGGGAGGTTATCAATTAATAGGGATGTCAGCAGTTCCGGTAATTAACATAAAAAATAGTTTAGAGGATTTGAAAGACACTTATTTTCTAGCACGCCCCGGTGATATGTGGAAACATCGACCGATTGATGAAAGTGAATACCAGCGAATCGTTACGGAGGTAAGTAAAGGAACATATCGATACCATATGAAATCCATTACCTTTGTTGCAGAAGAGTACTTGGTAAAAGGCAAGCATTATATCAAGCAATTAATGGAGGATTTTTGA
- a CDS encoding oxidoreductase produces the protein MAQFKHLFEKVTIGTTELKNRILSTAHQTNHVVDGIPTTDMTAYHMARAKGGVGLIVLEAAAVHTSGMLTTHTIAGYDERIVPAYTDIARQMHKYGTKVFAQLFHGGREVVSSDYRNAAWAPSAEPSLRFGAMPKPMNLEEIEAVIEGFAISAKLAKEAGLDGVEVCCSHGYLPAQFWSSQINHRTDQYGGSFENRMRFIVEVMKRVWKAVGEEYTVGIRMSADEMTMDGATVADAVRIVEYLVEQTRVDFINVTAGDSSTYAGSTHIVPPSPMKHAYLAAHGFKIRMAGAVPVFVGSRIVDPVEAEQIVASGKADVVGMTRALIVDPGMPNKAMQGDLQSIDACLGCLQACIGHYHKGIAIGCVQNPVTGKEAALLPLIQRPKDKQRVLVIGAGPAGLQAALTADEQGHEVTLIDRDDAVGGLLRTMRRAPMRQEVAETMLDNYTKKLERSTVHVKLGRQVGRDDIAQLQPDAIICAVGSKPYLPHVEGVNDPRVLSVDGLFSGTPQNIGKRVLVFDFAGDWPGVEAAVFLAESGHEVTLVSAKLHIGQDIHQYLRNEYLKRLYELQVSLRPHYDFGGIQEDHVLIRNLFTHEVEKIEQWDTVVLSLGRVPNIELYERVKDLAPLVRQIGDCLAPRTLEEATYEGMTAALDIGGVPATVQV, from the coding sequence GTGGCTCAATTTAAACATTTATTTGAAAAGGTAACCATCGGGACAACCGAATTAAAAAACAGAATTCTAAGTACGGCGCATCAGACCAATCATGTGGTAGATGGAATTCCGACAACGGATATGACCGCTTATCATATGGCCCGCGCCAAAGGTGGAGTCGGTCTGATTGTATTAGAAGCGGCGGCCGTGCACACATCCGGTATGCTGACGACGCATACGATTGCTGGTTACGATGAAAGGATTGTGCCGGCTTACACGGATATTGCCAGGCAGATGCATAAATACGGAACAAAGGTATTTGCCCAGCTATTTCACGGTGGTCGGGAAGTAGTATCAAGTGATTACCGCAATGCGGCATGGGCACCGTCCGCTGAACCTAGCTTGCGATTCGGCGCGATGCCAAAGCCGATGAATCTAGAAGAGATTGAAGCGGTGATTGAAGGGTTTGCCATATCAGCTAAACTAGCCAAAGAAGCGGGACTAGATGGGGTAGAAGTCTGTTGTTCACATGGGTATCTTCCCGCGCAATTTTGGTCCAGTCAGATTAATCATCGCACAGACCAATATGGAGGTTCCTTTGAGAACCGGATGCGCTTCATTGTAGAAGTGATGAAGCGTGTATGGAAGGCAGTAGGAGAAGAGTATACGGTGGGCATCCGCATGAGTGCGGATGAGATGACGATGGACGGGGCAACAGTAGCAGATGCTGTACGTATTGTGGAATACCTGGTTGAGCAGACACGGGTTGATTTCATCAATGTTACGGCAGGTGATTCGAGTACGTATGCTGGTTCTACACATATCGTGCCACCATCTCCTATGAAGCATGCCTATCTTGCTGCGCATGGATTTAAGATTCGGATGGCTGGGGCCGTTCCTGTATTCGTTGGCTCACGCATTGTTGATCCGGTAGAAGCCGAGCAGATTGTAGCATCCGGAAAGGCCGATGTAGTGGGGATGACACGGGCGCTGATTGTAGACCCTGGTATGCCAAACAAAGCGATGCAGGGAGATCTTCAATCCATCGATGCATGCCTTGGCTGTCTGCAGGCGTGTATCGGCCACTATCATAAAGGCATTGCGATCGGGTGCGTACAGAATCCGGTGACAGGCAAAGAGGCTGCACTGCTGCCGCTTATACAGCGTCCAAAGGATAAGCAGCGTGTTCTCGTTATCGGTGCAGGCCCCGCTGGATTACAGGCCGCCTTAACTGCGGATGAACAGGGGCATGAGGTAACGTTAATTGACCGGGATGATGCCGTTGGCGGCTTGCTGCGGACGATGCGGCGGGCACCTATGCGCCAGGAAGTGGCGGAGACGATGCTCGATAACTATACAAAGAAGCTAGAGCGCAGTACCGTACACGTAAAGCTAGGACGGCAGGTAGGCCGGGATGATATTGCCCAGCTGCAGCCGGACGCCATCATTTGTGCAGTCGGCTCAAAACCATATCTACCGCATGTAGAGGGAGTGAATGATCCGCGTGTATTGTCTGTGGATGGTCTGTTTAGTGGAACGCCGCAGAACATAGGAAAGCGTGTGCTTGTATTTGATTTTGCCGGTGATTGGCCTGGGGTTGAGGCAGCGGTATTCCTGGCGGAGAGCGGGCATGAGGTTACACTTGTCTCCGCTAAGCTTCATATTGGACAAGACATTCATCAATATCTTCGAAATGAATACTTGAAGCGGCTTTATGAGCTTCAGGTGTCTTTGCGCCCGCATTATGATTTTGGCGGTATTCAGGAAGACCATGTGCTTATTCGAAACTTATTTACCCATGAGGTCGAGAAGATAGAGCAATGGGATACGGTTGTCTTATCGCTAGGGCGAGTTCCTAATATAGAACTATATGAACGAGTGAAGGATTTGGCACCGCTTGTTCGGCAGATTGGGGATTGTCTCGCACCGCGTACGCTAGAAGAAGCCACGTACGAGGGAATGACTGCTGCATTGGATATTGGCGGCGTTCCGGCTACCGTACAAGTCTAA
- a CDS encoding multidrug effflux MFS transporter: MNHFTSEVESREQPSARSYRIWLAFVLGSLSAFGPLSLDMYLPSLPALAKELNTTTSLAQLSLTFCLLGLSFGQLLAGPLSDMRGRRGPLLIALIVYAVSSLLCAFAPSVGILIALRFIQGMAGSAGIVISRAVVRDLYSGVELTKFFSLLMLVNGAAPILAPVIGGQLLRIVSWPGIFIVLSVIGMVMFAAVRFGLPETLPAERRSEAGILPTLTVFAKLLRNRTFMGYALSQGLVVAAMFAYISGSPFVIQDIFGASPQMFSLFFAINGVGIIIASQVTGRLAGQVREATLFVSGLVIAACGGVTLLVMIGMGAGLLAILLPLFLVVSSVGVVTTAGFSLAMQDQKEAAGSASALLGLLSFIFGAILAPLVGIGGSQTAVPMGVVIASADVGALLCYMLFVRARRESQQNVDEK; encoded by the coding sequence ATGAATCATTTTACAAGTGAGGTAGAGAGCAGAGAACAGCCTTCCGCACGATCCTATAGAATATGGCTTGCATTCGTGCTGGGTTCTTTGTCGGCCTTTGGACCGCTATCGCTGGATATGTATTTACCGTCCTTGCCAGCACTTGCCAAGGAGCTGAATACAACCACATCGTTAGCTCAGCTTAGCCTTACCTTTTGTCTGCTCGGTCTTTCGTTTGGTCAGCTGCTGGCAGGTCCGTTAAGCGATATGCGCGGCAGACGAGGTCCGCTGCTTATCGCCCTTATTGTGTATGCGGTGTCTTCTCTGTTATGTGCATTTGCACCCTCGGTCGGCATATTGATTGCGCTCCGTTTTATTCAGGGGATGGCTGGCTCGGCGGGGATTGTGATTTCACGTGCGGTTGTGCGCGATCTGTATTCGGGAGTGGAGTTAACTAAGTTTTTCTCACTCTTGATGCTTGTAAATGGAGCGGCTCCTATTCTGGCTCCAGTCATAGGTGGGCAGCTCCTTCGCATTGTTTCATGGCCGGGGATTTTTATTGTGCTCAGTGTAATTGGAATGGTCATGTTTGCGGCTGTCCGTTTTGGTTTGCCGGAGACACTTCCTGCAGAACGACGCTCAGAAGCGGGCATTCTTCCTACGTTGACCGTATTTGCGAAGCTGCTGCGCAACCGTACGTTTATGGGATATGCTCTCTCACAAGGGCTTGTGGTTGCTGCAATGTTTGCCTACATATCCGGCTCGCCTTTTGTGATCCAGGACATTTTCGGTGCTTCACCCCAGATGTTCAGCTTATTCTTTGCAATCAATGGTGTAGGAATTATTATTGCCAGTCAGGTGACCGGAAGGCTTGCTGGTCAAGTGCGTGAAGCGACACTATTTGTAAGTGGATTAGTTATTGCAGCATGCGGCGGTGTGACACTGCTTGTGATGATTGGAATGGGGGCGGGGCTGCTGGCGATTTTATTACCGTTGTTCCTAGTCGTATCAAGCGTTGGTGTGGTCACAACGGCAGGATTCTCGCTTGCCATGCAGGATCAAAAAGAGGCAGCGGGAAGCGCTTCTGCTTTGCTTGGTCTGCTTTCCTTTATTTTCGGTGCAATTTTGGCGCCGCTGGTCGGTATCGGAGGGAGCCAAACAGCAGTACCGATGGGAGTGGTTATTGCCAGTGCGGATGTTGGAGCGTTGTTATGCTATATGTTGTTTGTAAGAGCGAGAAGAGAGAGTCAACAAAATGTAGATGAGAAGTAA
- a CDS encoding 5-oxoprolinase subunit C family protein has translation MLKIWDAGAQVTIQDLGRNGYRHLGVSASGAADQYSFTLGNLLLGNPLNFAGIEISQTNLIAEFQKKTVIAVTGALADVYVNNKKKAMWETIAVNEGDVISIKVTDQGVNTYLCNSGGVNSKEMFGSRATYILNTSGISLGQKIEKDQEIPLGENLPGVFKQLGKRIPQEYIPTFPSMIEVRAVFGLSSYRISDQGLQSFLNAEWIVMPDSNRVSYQYKGTNVYFQEYDAPFGAGSNSSNVVDIAYPMGVIMVPNNQEVIVMLRDGMTGGGFVTIGAVITPDLDLISQSIPGQQTRFIAVTVEQAVTARLEKKKRIEEVGQLLRF, from the coding sequence ATGTTAAAAATATGGGATGCCGGTGCACAAGTGACTATTCAAGATTTAGGACGTAATGGTTACCGACATTTGGGCGTATCAGCTTCCGGTGCTGCCGATCAGTATTCTTTTACGCTAGGTAACTTATTATTAGGTAATCCGCTTAATTTTGCAGGAATTGAAATTTCTCAAACCAATCTTATAGCTGAATTTCAAAAAAAAACCGTTATTGCAGTAACAGGAGCTCTAGCTGATGTTTATGTAAATAATAAAAAGAAAGCGATGTGGGAAACGATCGCGGTAAATGAAGGAGACGTGATCTCCATCAAAGTAACCGATCAGGGAGTGAATACATACTTATGCAATTCCGGTGGAGTTAATTCTAAGGAAATGTTCGGAAGTCGTGCCACATACATACTGAATACTTCTGGGATCTCTCTGGGACAAAAAATTGAAAAAGATCAAGAAATTCCGCTGGGTGAAAATTTGCCGGGAGTATTCAAACAACTGGGTAAAAGAATTCCACAGGAATATATCCCGACCTTTCCCTCTATGATCGAAGTACGTGCTGTATTTGGTCTTTCTAGCTACCGAATCTCGGATCAAGGACTCCAATCATTCTTAAATGCTGAATGGATAGTAATGCCAGATTCAAATCGTGTCTCTTATCAATATAAAGGAACAAATGTATACTTTCAGGAATACGATGCCCCATTCGGTGCTGGTAGCAATTCATCCAACGTGGTTGATATCGCCTATCCAATGGGCGTCATCATGGTTCCAAATAATCAGGAAGTAATCGTGATGCTTAGGGATGGGATGACAGGAGGAGGCTTTGTCACAATTGGAGCTGTAATTACACCTGACCTCGATTTAATTTCACAGTCTATACCAGGCCAACAGACTCGCTTTATTGCTGTGACTGTTGAGCAGGCGGTTACGGCAAGATTAGAGAAGAAAAAAAGGATTGAAGAAGTAGGACAGTTACTCAGGTTTTGA
- a CDS encoding sodium:solute symporter family protein encodes MIFTVGIIISFIVYVLIGVFLSQKVKSSEEYYVSGRSGSTLMITGTLVASFLSTVSFMGEAGFSYEGYPILLLILVIFNASGYVFGVFLFGRYLRRSQSLTVPEYFGNRFQSNKVRMAAAITTVLGVAAYLVAVTQGAAVLLSEISGVSYTVALLIMWIVYSSFTILSGAKGVMVNDTVMFFLFSIATYLAFPFIIKAAGGFPWAITKAAQSTTRPDLLSWHGITGPQASMGTPWEALAWAVIFGLVWGAVIAISPWQSSRYLMARNEHVAIRSGVWATISIITIYLFLHISISTITTIKSDIAPPEKVFIWAAMNIVPTWLGVIIVSGIMAAALSSASSFLQLIGSSITRDLMEQARNKTYSDKQLLRASRISMIVISIVILLIGLWQPPSVMWIGYFAATLFAASWGPVAFASVYSKKVTKSGAFWSIIVGFLGVILGESLKSLGVPLPVYANPVIIGVLLSTVTLFTVSRFGIVSDGERAYQERILKRPIDPNESEEMTITRRYPGYLMMSGIVIIAITFAFYYWPISLAMP; translated from the coding sequence ATGATTTTTACGGTTGGTATTATTATCTCGTTTATCGTGTATGTATTGATCGGTGTCTTCTTATCACAAAAAGTAAAAAGCTCCGAAGAATATTATGTATCGGGGCGCAGCGGTTCGACGCTCATGATCACAGGGACATTGGTCGCCTCTTTTCTAAGTACGGTTTCCTTTATGGGCGAAGCCGGTTTTTCGTATGAAGGCTATCCTATTCTTTTGCTTATCCTCGTTATCTTTAATGCGAGCGGATACGTATTCGGAGTCTTCTTGTTCGGACGGTATTTACGCAGAAGCCAGTCCTTAACGGTTCCTGAGTATTTTGGCAATCGCTTTCAATCCAATAAGGTTCGCATGGCGGCGGCCATTACTACCGTGCTTGGGGTCGCTGCTTACCTCGTGGCGGTTACGCAGGGTGCCGCTGTCTTGCTGTCTGAGATTTCGGGAGTATCCTATACGGTCGCTTTATTAATTATGTGGATCGTCTATTCTTCCTTTACCATACTCTCTGGCGCAAAAGGTGTTATGGTAAATGATACAGTCATGTTCTTTTTATTCTCTATTGCCACCTATCTTGCTTTTCCCTTCATTATTAAAGCGGCCGGTGGCTTCCCTTGGGCGATTACGAAGGCGGCGCAATCAACGACCCGCCCTGATCTGCTAAGCTGGCACGGCATTACCGGACCTCAAGCGTCTATGGGTACACCGTGGGAAGCGTTGGCCTGGGCTGTTATTTTCGGATTGGTATGGGGAGCTGTTATCGCCATCAGCCCATGGCAGAGCAGCCGTTATCTGATGGCAAGAAATGAACATGTCGCCATCCGTTCCGGTGTATGGGCAACCATCTCCATTATTACAATCTATTTATTTCTTCATATCAGTATCTCTACCATTACAACAATCAAGTCCGACATCGCTCCACCCGAAAAAGTATTCATCTGGGCGGCCATGAATATTGTTCCCACCTGGCTTGGTGTCATTATTGTCAGCGGTATTATGGCAGCAGCTCTCTCTTCGGCTTCAAGCTTTCTACAGCTTATCGGCAGCAGCATTACAAGGGATCTGATGGAGCAGGCACGCAATAAAACGTATTCAGATAAACAACTGCTGCGAGCGAGTCGTATCTCCATGATTGTCATCAGTATTGTCATCCTGCTGATCGGATTATGGCAGCCGCCGTCCGTCATGTGGATCGGATACTTCGCGGCTACGCTGTTCGCCGCCTCATGGGGGCCGGTGGCATTTGCAAGTGTATATTCAAAAAAAGTAACCAAAAGCGGTGCCTTCTGGAGCATCATTGTTGGATTTTTGGGTGTCATTCTCGGAGAAAGTCTTAAATCTCTTGGTGTGCCCCTTCCTGTATACGCCAATCCGGTTATTATTGGTGTGCTCCTCAGCACAGTAACATTATTTACCGTATCTAGATTCGGTATCGTAAGCGATGGGGAACGAGCCTATCAGGAGAGAATTCTAAAACGTCCGATTGATCCGAATGAGTCAGAAGAGATGACCATAACGCGCAGGTATCCCGGCTATCTAATGATGAGCGGCATTGTTATTATTGCAATTACATTCGCTTTCTATTATTGGCCTATCTCTCTCGCCATGCCGTAA
- a CDS encoding SLC13 family permease, translating into MNKEAKQKWMGGVAGAFVFGALFFLLPEEVGYAARMTLAVTGLAIVLWIAETFPIGQTSFLILLLISITGVVPLDTALSGFASGAIFLIIAGMMMAKAVNDTLLIQRLTYYVLMKVGSSTSRILAGILMISQIQALFIPATAVRTSLLLPAIIHVMKTFDYQAHPNIRRQFMLGVAFGGNISGTAILPAAIGNVLAVEILNMYLHTNISYMQWFLLAFPIWFLLIPAVWYILLRSYPAEVKEIVGIQEEMERRYRELGPLTAPEKRCLLILGGTVALWMTESLHHMVPAIPAILAVVVLSMPRIGVTKWEHTTKISLDTVFILGITLSLGRVLNETGAIDYISGLLEHGWLTNGLHTPLLGVLFVVLLTQIYHLGVSNVSTAIVTLLPILIGIASKAGADPVVVAFTAALTCLFGFILVVETMPNVLVQASGYIRQREFFLPGLWATLASIVITLLTAATWWRWMGFMS; encoded by the coding sequence ATGAATAAAGAGGCTAAGCAAAAGTGGATGGGCGGAGTAGCGGGTGCGTTTGTGTTTGGCGCACTCTTTTTTCTATTGCCGGAGGAAGTAGGCTATGCAGCGCGCATGACCCTTGCGGTTACAGGGCTTGCGATTGTATTGTGGATTGCAGAGACATTTCCTATTGGCCAGACATCCTTTTTAATTCTTTTGCTCATCAGTATCACGGGGGTGGTACCACTTGATACCGCATTAAGCGGATTTGCTTCCGGGGCTATTTTTCTTATTATTGCAGGGATGATGATGGCGAAGGCTGTAAATGATACACTGTTGATTCAGCGCCTAACCTATTATGTGTTAATGAAAGTAGGCTCTTCGACATCACGCATCCTAGCGGGCATTCTGATGATCTCACAGATTCAGGCCTTATTCATTCCTGCTACGGCAGTACGTACGAGTTTATTGCTTCCGGCTATCATTCATGTGATGAAAACATTCGATTATCAGGCCCACCCTAACATTCGCAGACAATTCATGCTTGGCGTTGCCTTTGGCGGGAATATCAGCGGTACGGCTATTTTACCGGCAGCGATCGGCAATGTATTAGCGGTTGAGATTCTAAATATGTACCTTCATACTAATATTTCCTATATGCAGTGGTTCCTGCTTGCTTTTCCCATCTGGTTTTTGCTTATTCCTGCAGTATGGTACATCCTGCTGCGTTCCTATCCGGCGGAAGTGAAAGAGATTGTAGGCATACAAGAAGAGATGGAGCGGCGATACCGCGAGCTTGGTCCCCTAACAGCGCCGGAGAAGCGATGCCTGCTTATTCTTGGAGGTACCGTAGCATTGTGGATGACGGAATCTCTGCATCATATGGTCCCGGCTATCCCAGCGATTCTTGCTGTTGTTGTGCTTAGTATGCCGCGTATCGGCGTAACCAAATGGGAGCATACCACCAAGATCAGTCTCGACACCGTATTTATTCTAGGAATTACACTATCGCTTGGCAGAGTATTAAACGAGACAGGAGCCATTGATTATATTAGCGGCCTATTAGAGCACGGATGGCTGACGAACGGTCTGCATACCCCGCTGCTCGGCGTTTTGTTTGTGGTATTGCTTACACAGATTTACCATCTTGGCGTGTCAAATGTCTCAACCGCTATCGTTACTCTTTTGCCCATTCTAATCGGTATCGCCAGCAAAGCGGGAGCCGATCCGGTCGTGGTTGCTTTTACGGCGGCATTGACCTGTCTATTCGGCTTTATTCTTGTAGTAGAGACAATGCCGAATGTGTTGGTACAGGCCAGCGGTTATATCAGACAGCGCGAATTCTTCCTGCCTGGCTTATGGGCCACGCTGGCTTCCATAGTCATTACGTTATTGACGGCTGCTACCTGGTGGAGATGGATGGGGTTTATGTCTTGA
- a CDS encoding sigma-54 interaction domain-containing protein gives MTKLPANETLTVFSDTSLLELKGLAALNAFPILIVDDALHIIGILEEYIFWKTIALGGCEKPLDHYLNTSFYIVRSLDDINEEMSCSYDYFIIEDHKHYQCYTALEVTTYQQQQKVDSLLKLNESLHEQLENARKENKEWIQILHSSYDEIYVTDAQGKTLFVSESCKKFTGLPPEAYVNKSIEELVKKGLIVNSVTLRTMKTKTVQSAEQTYPNGKTVFTTAKPVFDEEGKLYRIVSNARDISELVEIKHKLKQTDARMKQHNLTKHPQEKTIFFNKLITQSDNMISVIEMAEKVAPMDSSIFIHGESGVGKGVLAKIIHELSPRKDKRFVQVNCGAIPPNLIESELFGYESGAFTGASKQGKTGLVEMADGGTLFLDEIGEMPLDLQVKILHLVQEKTFKKVGGTKEKQTDIRIISATNKNLRQMIQEKTFRQDLYYRLHVVPIRIPPLRERKEDIGLLIDRFLDKFNEKYNQSITLDESSRLILQLHEWPGNIRELENLIEQMVVTSRKPIVSIEDLPFHFNKEGRPSMVQVSGIMPLKQAVEETEKQVLSYALTKHKTTRKMAKALDVNQTTIMRKLHKYQLTSSQSLE, from the coding sequence ATGACCAAATTACCAGCAAATGAGACGCTTACCGTCTTTTCCGATACAAGTTTGTTGGAATTAAAGGGGCTGGCAGCTCTTAATGCTTTCCCGATCCTTATTGTCGATGATGCTCTGCACATTATCGGTATTCTAGAGGAATACATTTTTTGGAAAACGATCGCTCTAGGAGGCTGTGAAAAACCGCTGGATCATTACTTAAATACAAGCTTCTACATAGTTCGTTCATTGGATGACATCAATGAAGAGATGAGCTGCTCGTACGACTACTTCATTATCGAGGACCATAAACACTATCAATGTTATACCGCGTTGGAGGTTACTACCTACCAGCAGCAGCAAAAAGTCGACAGCCTGTTAAAATTAAATGAATCGCTGCACGAGCAGCTAGAAAACGCCCGGAAGGAGAATAAAGAATGGATACAAATTCTGCACTCCTCCTATGACGAAATCTACGTAACAGACGCACAGGGGAAGACACTTTTTGTCAGCGAATCCTGTAAGAAGTTCACGGGCCTTCCCCCGGAGGCTTATGTGAATAAGAGTATTGAGGAGCTCGTAAAAAAGGGACTAATCGTGAATTCCGTTACACTAAGAACGATGAAAACAAAAACAGTACAATCCGCCGAGCAAACCTATCCGAACGGAAAGACCGTCTTTACAACAGCTAAGCCTGTATTTGATGAAGAAGGCAAGCTATACCGTATCGTCTCCAATGCCCGTGATATTTCCGAGCTGGTAGAGATTAAGCATAAGCTTAAGCAGACTGATGCACGAATGAAGCAGCATAATCTCACAAAACATCCACAGGAGAAAACAATCTTCTTTAACAAGCTGATTACCCAATCGGACAATATGATTTCTGTCATTGAGATGGCGGAAAAGGTGGCACCGATGGACTCCTCAATCTTCATTCATGGTGAATCAGGTGTCGGGAAAGGGGTGCTGGCAAAGATTATCCATGAATTAAGTCCACGTAAAGACAAACGATTTGTGCAGGTAAACTGCGGAGCGATCCCGCCCAATCTGATCGAATCGGAACTATTCGGCTATGAATCAGGGGCCTTTACCGGAGCAAGCAAGCAGGGGAAAACCGGACTCGTAGAGATGGCAGACGGAGGTACATTGTTTCTTGACGAGATCGGAGAAATGCCGCTTGATCTTCAAGTAAAAATCCTTCATCTCGTTCAAGAAAAAACCTTCAAAAAGGTAGGTGGAACGAAGGAAAAACAAACGGATATCCGCATTATTTCTGCGACCAATAAAAACCTGCGTCAAATGATTCAGGAGAAAACATTCCGACAGGATCTATACTATCGTCTTCATGTCGTGCCCATCCGCATTCCTCCGCTTCGCGAAAGGAAAGAGGATATCGGACTGCTTATTGACCGCTTTCTCGATAAGTTCAATGAAAAATACAATCAGTCTATCACATTAGATGAGAGCTCTCGCCTCATTCTTCAACTGCACGAGTGGCCGGGCAACATTAGAGAACTGGAGAATCTAATCGAACAAATGGTTGTAACGTCAAGGAAACCTATCGTCTCTATTGAAGATCTGCCATTTCATTTTAATAAAGAAGGCCGTCCATCCATGGTTCAAGTATCAGGAATTATGCCGCTCAAACAAGCGGTTGAAGAAACGGAGAAGCAAGTGCTTTCTTATGCGCTGACCAAACACAAAACAACAAGAAAAATGGCCAAGGCATTGGACGTAAATCAGACGACAATCATGCGCAAGCTGCATAAATACCAGCTTACCTCCAGCCAATCGTTAGAATAA